One segment of Acidimicrobiales bacterium DNA contains the following:
- a CDS encoding glutamine synthetase, whose protein sequence is DVCLPDGEMTPHPSNSRAACVEVYEKYADQEPVFGIEQEYTFFLEGRPLGWPVEGYPAPQGPYYCGVGAIEIAGRDIVEAHTKACMDAGLAISGTNAEVMLGQWEFQIGPVNTVAAADQVWMARYLLYRVAENFGVDASVAAKPIKGDWNGAGAHTNFSTNAMREGYDAVITACEALGAEGKPAEHIAGYGLGSEERLTGAHETQRYDQFNYGVSDRGASVRIPWQVHLDQKGYIEDRRPNANMDPYVVTRLITNTCCEALAG, encoded by the coding sequence CGACGTTTGCCTGCCCGACGGGGAGATGACTCCCCACCCGAGCAATTCGCGAGCGGCCTGCGTGGAGGTTTACGAGAAGTACGCCGACCAGGAGCCCGTCTTCGGCATCGAGCAGGAGTACACCTTCTTCCTGGAGGGTCGCCCGCTTGGCTGGCCGGTTGAGGGATACCCGGCGCCACAGGGCCCGTACTACTGCGGCGTAGGGGCCATTGAGATCGCCGGTCGCGACATCGTCGAGGCCCACACCAAGGCCTGTATGGATGCCGGCCTGGCTATCTCGGGGACCAACGCCGAGGTGATGCTCGGTCAGTGGGAGTTCCAGATTGGCCCGGTCAATACGGTGGCTGCCGCCGACCAGGTCTGGATGGCCCGGTACCTGCTTTACCGGGTGGCCGAGAACTTCGGGGTCGACGCCTCAGTGGCCGCCAAGCCCATCAAGGGCGACTGGAACGGTGCCGGTGCCCATACCAACTTCTCGACCAACGCCATGCGCGAGGGCTACGACGCTGTCATCACGGCATGCGAGGCACTGGGTGCTGAGGGCAAGCCAGCCGAGCACATTGCCGGCTACGGGCTTGGGTCCGAGGAGCGTCTGACCGGCGCCCACGAGACCCAGCGCTACGACCAGTTCAACTACGGCGTGTCCGACCGGGGCGCCTCAGTTCGCATTCCGTGGCAGGTCCACCTGGACCAGAAGGGCTACATCGAGGATCGTCGCCCGAATGCCAACATGGACCCGTATGTGGTCACCCGGCTGATCACCAACACCTGTTGTGAGGCCCTGGCCGGCTGA
- a CDS encoding NAD+ synthase — MNRVRLALMQIDTVVGDLPGNVDRIRRRLDQVADCDLALFPEMAITGYPLEDLVHKPGFVADSRAALDEVAALSDRCALAVGFADPGPDGTVYNALAVCRNGRILGTVHKECLPTYDVFDEARDFQAGTGPLQLFRVAGVRVGLAICEDLWVPGGPVERLVAGGAEMVATINGSPYHRGKQAARESVVTATATWSGRPVAYVNLVGGQDQLVFDGGSMVADPTGQIIGRAPRFEEAVVCLDVDVDEVSAPSDVLPVIDVSDPVNRSDHLVVPPLAPLDEVGELYGALVLATRDYVRKSGFTDVCLGLSGGVDSALVATVAADALGPDRVHAVLMPSRHSSEHSVSDAEDLVSRQGLDDLTLPIEEVHQAVGGVLATTPEGEPVGLTDENLQSRIRGVLLMARANANGWLVLSTGNKSESAVGYTTLYGDTAGAFAVIKDVTKTRVYELCRWRNAQSPGADGRAVVPEAILNKPPSAELRPDQRDDQSLPPYDVLDPVLEAYIEGNRTRSELVADGHAPDLVDRIVALVDAAEYKRRQTPLGPKVTVKGFGRDRRMPIVNHYRG, encoded by the coding sequence ATGAACCGGGTCCGGCTAGCGCTGATGCAGATCGACACGGTGGTCGGGGACCTGCCCGGCAACGTGGACCGGATTCGTCGACGACTGGACCAGGTTGCCGACTGCGACCTGGCCCTCTTCCCCGAGATGGCGATCACCGGCTACCCGCTGGAGGACCTGGTCCACAAGCCGGGCTTCGTGGCCGACAGCCGGGCTGCACTTGACGAGGTGGCGGCCCTCAGCGACCGGTGCGCCCTGGCCGTCGGCTTCGCTGACCCTGGACCCGACGGAACGGTCTACAACGCCCTAGCCGTATGCCGGAACGGACGGATCCTCGGGACGGTCCACAAGGAGTGCTTGCCCACCTACGACGTGTTCGACGAGGCCCGGGACTTCCAGGCTGGAACCGGTCCCCTCCAACTGTTCCGGGTGGCCGGGGTGCGGGTAGGCCTCGCCATCTGCGAAGACCTGTGGGTGCCCGGTGGGCCGGTCGAGCGACTGGTAGCAGGTGGAGCCGAGATGGTGGCCACCATCAACGGGTCGCCCTACCACCGGGGTAAGCAAGCGGCCCGGGAGTCGGTGGTGACGGCTACCGCGACCTGGTCGGGACGGCCGGTGGCCTACGTGAACCTGGTGGGGGGCCAGGACCAACTGGTGTTCGACGGCGGGTCGATGGTGGCCGACCCGACGGGTCAGATCATCGGGCGCGCCCCCCGGTTCGAAGAAGCAGTCGTCTGCCTCGACGTCGACGTCGACGAGGTGTCCGCTCCGTCCGATGTCCTTCCGGTGATCGACGTGTCGGATCCAGTCAACCGATCTGACCACCTGGTGGTCCCCCCGTTGGCCCCCCTTGACGAGGTCGGCGAGCTCTACGGAGCCCTGGTGCTGGCTACCCGCGACTACGTTCGCAAGAGCGGCTTCACCGACGTCTGCCTCGGTTTGTCCGGCGGGGTGGACTCGGCCCTTGTGGCCACTGTTGCCGCCGACGCCCTGGGTCCGGACCGGGTGCATGCCGTGCTGATGCCGTCCCGTCACTCCAGCGAGCACTCGGTGTCTGATGCCGAGGACCTGGTGTCTCGCCAGGGGCTTGACGACCTCACGTTGCCCATTGAGGAGGTCCACCAGGCGGTTGGCGGGGTGCTGGCTACCACACCGGAGGGTGAGCCGGTTGGTTTGACCGACGAAAACCTGCAGTCTCGGATCCGAGGCGTGCTGTTGATGGCCCGGGCCAACGCCAATGGTTGGCTGGTCCTGTCCACCGGCAACAAGAGCGAGTCGGCCGTCGGCTACACCACCCTGTACGGCGACACGGCGGGAGCTTTCGCGGTGATTAAGGACGTCACCAAGACCCGCGTCTACGAGCTCTGCCGGTGGCGCAATGCCCAGTCCCCAGGGGCTGATGGCCGGGCTGTGGTTCCAGAGGCCATTCTTAACAAGCCACCTTCGGCCGAACTGCGGCCCGACCAACGCGACGACCAGAGCCTGCCCCCCTACGACGTGCTGGATCCCGTTCTGGAGGCCTATATCGAGGGGAACCGGACCCGGTCCGAGTTGGTGGCCGACGGTCACGCCCCTGACCTCGTCGATCGGATCGTCGCACTGGTCGACGCCGCCGAGTACAAGCGCCGACAGACCCCGCTGGGTCCGAAGGTCACCGTGAAGGGCTTCGGGAGGGACCGCCGAATGCCCATCGTCAACCACTACCGGGGCTGA